From the genome of Triticum aestivum cultivar Chinese Spring chromosome 3B, IWGSC CS RefSeq v2.1, whole genome shotgun sequence, one region includes:
- the LOC123071939 gene encoding uncharacterized protein, whose protein sequence is MEADELLKKLRVLEEGQAELKREVGRLMPDRPRGAQSTARRRARLSSSWQVAARGRLPDRHCHWILQSLGQAVHVIAPDGRFLYWSRYSEHMFGYSASEAIGQNAVELIVHPADYDAAKIVIQKIFKGKCWRGKFVLCQ, encoded by the exons ATGGAAGCGGACGAGCTGCTGAAGAAGCTAAGGGTGCTGGAGGAGGGGCAGGCCGAGCTCAAGCGGGAGGTAGGCAGGCTCATGCCGGACCGTCCCCGCGGCGCACAGTCCACGGCCCGTCGCCGCGCGCGGCTGTCATCGTCGTGGCAGGTCGCCGCCCGCGGCAGGTTGCCCGACAGGCACTGCCACTGGATACTGCAGTCTCTGGGGCAGGCCGTGCACGTCATTGCCCCCGACGGGAGGTTCCTGTACTG GAGCCGGTATTCTGAGCATATGTTTGGCTATTCTGCATCAGAAGCAATTGGCCAGAATGCCGTTGAATTAATCGTTCATCCCGCTGACTACGATGCAGCAAAAATTGTCATCCAGAAAATATTTAAGGGGAAGTGTTGGAGAGGGAAGTTTGTTCTTTGTCAGTAA
- the LOC123071938 gene encoding serine/threonine-protein kinase CTR1 — protein MHTGCCGTVYHALWHGSDVAAKVFSKQEYSEEMINTFRQEVSLMKKLRHPNIILFMGAVLSQQRLCIVTEFLPRGSLFRLLRTNIGKLDPRRRVNMAIDIARGMNYLHNSIPTVVHRDLKSPNLLVDKNWTVKVADFGLSRLKLETFLTTKTGKGTPQWMAPEVLRSEPSNEKSDVFSYGVVLWELVTQKIPWDTHNTMQVIGAVGFMDHRLEIPRDVDPQWASMIQSCWDSDPQHRPSFQELLERLRELQKQYNVQAQTKRKEAGKVAGNMSVKES, from the exons ATGCATACAGGTTGTTGTGGAACAGTGTATCATGCTCTGTGGCATGGCTCG GACGTGgcagctaaagtattctccaagcagGAATATTCAGAAGAAATGATAAATACCTTCAGACAAGAG GTATCATTGATGAAGAAACTACGACATCCCAATATCATACTTTTCATGGGTGCAGTTCTGTCGCAGCAACGACTTTGTATTGTTACTGAATTTCTCCCACG CGGGAGTTTGTTCCGGTTGCTCCGAACTAACATTGGCAAGCTGGATCCAAGACGGAGAGTTAACATGGCTATAGACATT GCAAGGGGCATGAACTATCTTCACAATTCCATTCCCACTGTTGTGCACCGTGATTTGAAATCGCCAAACCTGCTGGTTGATAAGAATTGGACTGTAAAG GTTGCAGACTTTGGTCTTTCACGTCTGAAACTCGAAACATTTCTGACAACAAAAACTGGAAAGGGAACA CCGCAGTGGATGGCTCCAGAGGTGCTACGAAGTGAACCTTCAAATGAAAA GTCTGATGTATTCAGTTATGGAGTTGTCCTGTGGGAGCTTGTTACTCAGAAGATTCCCTGGGATACTCACAATACAATGCAG GTCATCGGAGCCGTAGGCTTTATGGATCACAGACTGGAAATTCCAAGGGATGTGGATCCTCAGTGGGCATCGATGATCCAGAGCTGTTGGGACAG TGATCCACAACACCGCCCTTCGTTCCAAGAACTCCTTGAGAGGCTCCGGGAGCTGCAAAAGCAGTACAACGTTCAGGCGCAAACCAAGCGGAAAGAGGCTGGGAAAGTTGCTGGAAATATGAGCGTCAAAGAAAGCTAG